Within the Clostridium scatologenes genome, the region TCTTAGACTTTTAAAAACTTCGAGCTTTAGAATAATTAAAACATTTAGCCGTGATGACACACTTATCATATATCATGAAGTAAAAGTTAAAATTTAAACTTCCACTGTACTCTTGTATCGCATTATGCTTATTTTGTAAAGATCATACTTTAAAATTTTAAATATGTGTTTCCATCCAATGGTATTACAACTTGCAGTTTAGGTTCCCTATTTACTAAACCTACTGCATAAATAGTGTAAAATTTATCTGGACCAAATCTAGTATTAGGTAAAAGTAACACTTTTTGATCCGTATTTGCAACTCTTAGTTGAAGATTATAATTTCCAGGAGCAATTTCCTTATATTCAGTAATTCCACCATATGAAACATTTTTGAAAATTATATCTCCATTATATAATGTAAGATCTACAGCAGGTGCTCCTGGAGAGAAATGGACAAACCTAATCTTAGCTCTTCCAGGTCTTAAAGGTTCTATAGTATCCCCTACAGCTCTTAATTCTAAATTAGGTATTAGACCTGTTGCAGCTAATGTAAATATTTTACCTTGAGGAATAACTATACTTCTGTCCAGCAAAGGATTGATTTGAGTACCTCTTCTAAAAATTCTAATTCTGTATCTTCCTAATGGTAATCTTATATAGTCTGTGAACCCTTTAAATCTAAGATTCGTTGCAATAATATCATTATTTGCATAAACATCTATTGGTGATACATCTGGTGCAGCATGAAAAACTCTAATATATGAATATCCTGGCCCTTGTCTAAAATAGCTATTATAGTAAGGACAAAATAGCATCTAAATCACCTTTCAATATTACTATACTATACCATTATATGTTATTATAATTTTTTTGTTATTAAAGATATCTACTTTACCGTTACTCTTATAACTTCTTCTATAGATGCAAGATGTTTAATAATTTCCGATTTCCTTATATGTCTTGGTATTAATATGGTATATAAACTCTTCATACATCCATCTTCGCATCCATCTACTTCTTCAATTAAAAACTCAATGTTTTTTATTTTTATATTTTTCCCCTCAAAATATCCATTAACCATTTGTACCATTCCTTGTTTATCCATATATTCTATTTCCAATTTTACCAAATTACTTTTATCAATAAATTTTGCTTCAAATTTTTTTAAGCTAACAAGTGCAATGACTACAGCAACAGTTGATAAAATACTTAACACATAATAACCTAATCCAACTGCAAGCCCGATACATGCAACTACCCATAGGCTAGCAGCTGTAGTAAGCCCCTTAACAGAACCTTTCTCATGTAATATTGTACCAGCACCTAAGAAACCTACACCACTTACCACTTGTGCTCCTATTCTACCTATATCTGCCTTTAAAGCACTGCTTAATTGTGGATTTTGCCCTATCATTTCAACAGTCTTTTGAACATCATATAGTTGTATCATAGATATCACACAAGCACCTATACATACAAGTATATGTGTCCTAAATCCTGCTGGTCTATTTTGATATTCCCTTTCATATCCTATTAATCCTCCAATAATTATAGCCAATAGCAGTCTAACTGCAACTTCATAAACTCTCATTTAATCTACTCCCTAATTTATTTGTAAATTTTTATCTTATTATAACAAACTTTAAGTTAATAATAAATTATTATTGTTTATTTAATGAATTAATAGTATTAATTACAACCTCAAAAAAAATTGCGAAGCAGAGCTTCGCAATTTACTTTTATGAAATCAAAACTTTTTCTAATCAGGAATTACAACACGTTCAGGTTTACCAATAATGAATATATAAGAAAAAGCTCCTAAAATACCCATGGCAGATACGAAAACCAATGCAGAAGAATAAGATCCCGTTCTAGCAACTAGAAATCCAACTATAGCTGGAGATAGAGTTCCTCCCAAATTAGTTATAAAATTATAAGTACTGCCACACAATCCTACTAAATTTTTGGGCATTATTTCAGATAGTAGTGCCCAAGAAATAGCTGATGCCATTCCTTGCCCAAAAAATGCTATTGACATAAATGTAATTATAGTATTAACATCATTGGAATAATTAGCTCCTATAATTACAGAAGACAATAATAATCCAGTAATAACAGGAAGTTTTCTTGATATACTCATTCCTAAATTCTTAGAAACCATCCAATCTGACCATCTTCCAGATATAAGAACTCCAGCAATTGCTGCAAAGTAAGGTAATGCTCCATAAATTCCAACTTTTAGTATAGGCATATGTTTTTCACTTACAAGGTATGATGGAAACCAAGTCATGAAGAAAAATAGTATTGAAGCAATGGAAAAACCACCTATATACATACCCCATAATTGACGGTTTGAAAATAGATACTTTAAATCTTTCAAAGTAATTTTTCTTTTCTCTGCTACAGTATCTGAAAGTCCTCCACCATCTTTAATAAGATCAAGTTCTTCTTTATTAATACCTTTTGTTTTAGCAGGATCACTGTAACAAGTAAACCAAACAATAGCAAACAAAAGTCCCAATGCCCCTGTAACTATAAATACAGCTCTCCATCCAAAATTTATCAAAATCCATGTGATTATAGGAGTACAAAGTGCAAGTCCAATATATTCAGCACCAGTATAAGCTCCTATTGCAAGTCCACGCTCCTTAGATGGAAACCATGTAGTAACAATACGTCCATTGGCAGGGAAAGCAGGTGCTTCAAAAAATCCAAGTCCAATTCTAGAAGCAATTATACTTGCAACATTATACGTAATCGCCATAGCACCAGTAAATATTGACCATCCACAAAGTGCAATTCCATATATTAATTTAGTTCCAAAACGATCAAGCAAAAATCCACAAGGAATTTGCATACAAGTATATGACCAACCTAATGCTGAAAATATCAATCCCATTTGAGCAGGATTTAAATTAAGATCTTTTGATAAAAATGGTGCAGCAACAGAAAGATTAGCTCTATCCAAATAATTTATAAAGGTTATTGTACATACTAAAAATAGTATAAACCATCTTTTCTTAGTTGGTTTGTTTTGTAAATTGTTCATATTACTTTGTTTCATCAATATTCCTCCAATTCCAATTAAAGTTGCTTAAATTTGTTTATTATATATATTTAATTGTATTTTTTGAAATTTTCAGATAATTATTTTTATAATTTCCTAATATATTGTATTATATAAATGATTTTTTTCATATACTTAAAATTGATTTGCACTATACTACTTTAATATGCAATATTCTATAAATTCCTTTTTTTATTAACTCATTAAATGTTTTATTTTTATGATTGGGTTGAATTTTAAAATCCAACCCATATGTAACTTATTAATTACATAATATAATTCAATTTCTAGTATTCACATAACTTATTCACTATACACATATAAATCTTAATTAATATTTAATATCTAGCACCTTTTTCATATGTTCTATAGGCATATCTTTTCCTGTAAACAATTTAAATGCAGCTGCTCCCTGAAATAGCATCATTCCTAAACCATTCATTGTTTTACATCCAACCTCTTTTGCCATTTTTAACAATGCTGTTTCTCTTGGTGAATAAACAACATCTACTACAATTAAATCTGGTCTTAAGAAACTTGGGTCAGGAATATAAGTTTGTCCTTCTAAAGGTTTCATTCCCATACCAGTTGCATTTGTAAATATATAACTATCCTTAATTTCTTCCTTCAATTTATCAAGATCTGTTAAATCATATAAAGTTGCTTTACAATTTGTTTTTTCATTGATATCCTTTACTGTCTTTTCAGCACGAGCATAAAATTCATCCTTACGATTGAAAATTGATATTTCCTTTACTCCATCTAAAGCCGCTTGTATTTCTATTGCTGTAGCTGCTCCACCTGCTCCTACAATGGTCATTTTTTTACCAATGATATTAATACCAGCATCTTTTAATGCTTCCATATATCCAATACCATCTGTAATATGTCCAGTTAAGACACCATTATCATTTACAATTGTATTAACTGCACCACAAAGTTCTGCTGCTTCTGATACCTTGTCAAGGTACTTGTGTACTACTGTTTTATTAGGCATTGATACGTTTGATCCACGTACTTTCATTGCTCTGAAGCCTTTTATAGTATCTTCTAACTCTTCATTACCTACTTCAAATGCAAGATAAGCATAGTCCAATCCTAATTTTGCAAATGCTTCATTGTGCATTGCTGGTGAGCTTGAATGCCTAATTGGGTATGCTATTAATCCTATAAGTTCTGTATGTCCTGTAATTCTTTCTGCCATAATAATTCTCTCCTTTAACCTTAAAATTTTTATATATTATTATAATCAACCTCTAAATTAATATAATTTTTAGTAATCGTTATCTTAAAGTATGTAAATAACTATTTTATGTAATTTTAAAGAAATAATTTTACAAAAAGTATTTGTTTTCATCATTATTCAACACTTAACATATAGTTATTTTTTTAACATTTTGTGTCTATATTATACTATTTATATTTTAACAATTCTAATACATATTTTTATCATTATTAATAGCTTTTTTCTATGTATTGTAATCCCCTGTATAATTATTACTTATTCTGGTATAAAAAATTATATTATGTAAAAAGATGATTTCTAATCAGCTTAAAAATCATCTTTTTATATCTTTTAAGAATAACTATTATTTTTTTAAAAATCATTTCTAACTAGTCTAAAATCATACTAATGTAAAATTATAACATGTTAAATTCACGTCTAAGGGAATTATACATTCCTTCTCTTATCCACAATGTCAAAGAACCAGGTACCATATCAAAACCATGACAAACACGTGGTAAACTATATAGTTCTGTAGGTACTGAAAACTCCATCAATCTCCTAGCATATTCCATTCCTTCTGTACGAAGTGGGTCATATTCCAGTGTAACAACAAATGTAGCTGGCAATCCAGATAAATCTCTTGCTAAGGCAGGAACTGCATAATATGAAGGCTGACTTCCATTAAAACCACCAAGATACAATCTCCATACATCAGATAAACCATTTCCTCTAACCATAGGTACATCATCAAAAAGTTGAGTAGCTGAAGTGGTATTTGCTAAATAATCAAGAGCTGGAAAATTTAAAATTTGCATTGAAACTTTAGGGCCATTATGATCACGTAAATATAAGCAAAGACCCGCTGCAATTGCACCTCCGGCGCTTGTTCCAAATATGGCTATTTTTTCAGGATCTATTCCAAACTCATCTGGATTATCATATGCATAAGTTAATGCGGCAAGACAATCGTTAAGTTGTGCAGGAAAAATATGCTTAGGAGCCAATCTGTAATCTACAGAAATAACAGTACATGGAACATTTTGTACAAAACCTATATCACGCACATTGTCATTATCAATATTTCCAGCTACAAATCCTCCTCCATGTATGCCTAAGAGCAATGGAGCTTTAGAACTGTTCTTTTTTCTGTAAACTCTTATTGCCACATCAGGTTCACCATTTATGCCCGGTACTTTTGAGTCATATATTTCTATATCATCTGGTATATCACAATGTTTAAATGGTTCAATTATTTTATTTACTTCTTTTACATCTGTTGGAAGGTTCCCTAAAACTTCATATTCAGGATGTAATTTTACTTTCATTATGTATCACTCCTTATATAATAGTTTTTAATATTTATTTAGCTAAAGGAATTTCAGGAATTTCTCCATATGATCTACCTTGAACTCCCATGATGTACTTGTCCATAAATTTAAGAACTTTATACATATTTTCATTAGTCCTAAAAGCATCATCACCATGAATAGCTCCTTCTAATATATCAATATGCACATTCTCATCTCCACAAAACTTTATATACTTGTTGAAAAAATCAATTGCTTGTAGATATGGTACTACTTTATCAGATGTCCCCTGTTGAATTAGCATTGGAGGCATATTTGCATTCATTTGGTAAATTGGAGATGCATCAGCATATTTGTCTTCATTTCCTTTCATGCTGCATCCCATTAGACGATCTAAAACACCATCATCTTCACCTTTATAGGTTTCTCCTACTTTAACAAGTTGTTTTTTATGATTTTCTATATTAATAAAGTCAAAAATTCCATACCATGCAGCTACAGCTTGTACATCACTAGAATATTCTGAATTCCCCATTGACAAATCTTCATATTCAGAACGTCCATTTGTAGTTGCCATAACTCCAGCAAGGTGTCCTCCTGACGAATTTCCTATAACTCCAATTTTATCTGTTTTTATATTATATTTAGCTGAGTTTGCTCTTAAAAACCTTACAGCTGCCTTGCAATCATATATTTGTGCTGGCCATTTTGCATCACCGCTTAATCTGTAATTGATAGTTGCAACAGCGTACCCTTTAAAAGCCAACTGGATACTTGATCTTGTATGCACATTTCTCTTATCTCCAAAGAACCATGCGCCTCCATGAATATTAACAACTACTGGAAATGGGCCTTCACCCTCGTTTGGAATAATTATATCCATCTTTTGATGTTTACTTTCATTAGCATATGAAATATCCAAATAAGTTTTTTCGAAAACCTTTTCTACTTCAAGCATTAAAAGTGCTTCATTTGATACTTCCCTACCAATTGCGTCATTTCTATCCATAACAACTTCCTCCTAAATAATAATATTTTACATATAATAAAAAGTAAATATCATAAATCCATAATTACAATTAGTAATTAGAATTTATCAATAACTATTAAAGATTTTAAGAAACTTCTCCCTACTTAGAAGCAGAAGTATTTGCTATCATATTTTTTGGTAATAATAATGTAGATAAACCACCAATTATAAGCATAGCTGTTAAAAAGAACATTCCAGCTTTTGATGAACCAGTTAATGTAATAAAATACCCCACTGCATATGGACCAACAAATGATCCTAATCCCATAGCAACAGCCATCATACCTCTTGCTGGACCATCAAGTTCCTTTACTAACACAAGAGATGGTATTGAGTAATAGCTTGGCATATGTCCTTGTACAAATATACTAACAAGACATAATAATGCAATTTCAGCTACTGGAGTTAATGTACCTCCTGCAAAGTTTGCTATTAACAAAGATACTGCAAACATAACAAGCGGTAAACCTGTAGTCAACCTTCTATTCTTTACCTTGGTTGCAATGTAAGTCCATGCCCAAAGACCAATTACTGTAAAAATATTTGGTATTATAGATATAAATCCTACATTTAAAATATTAGTTTTGGTAATAGCTTTAATCATTGTAGGCATCCAAATAGTATAACCAAATTGACCTATATTTACAGTAAAACCCACAATACATAAACTCCATACATATTTGTTACGTAATAAAAGTCCTAAAGGTAATTTTTCACTTTTTACTTCAACATTTCCTGCTACTTTTTTAGCTTCTTCACGTTCTTGTTGTATAGTTGCTTCTATATACTCTCTTTCTTCTTTGCTTAACCATTTTGCTTGTTCTGGTCTATCAAAAATAAAAAAATGCCATAGAGCACAACCTACTAAACTTAATAAGCCAAGTATTATAAATAAACTTCTCCATCCATAAAATTGTATAAGAGTTCCTCCAATAGGTCCCATAGAAACTGCTGCTATTGAAATTGCTGTAAAATAAGTTGAATTTGCTCTGTTTCTTTCTCCATCTTTATCTGGAAACCAGAATGTGAATATAGTAGTAATTGCAGGAGAAAATGCACCTTCAAAAAATCCAATAACAAATCTAACTGCTACTAATTGCCAACCGGTTTGAACGAATCCAGTAAGTATAGTAAATATACTCCATCCAGCAATGCAAATTGAAACAAACTTTTTAACTTTTCCCTTTTGAGCTAGCTGTCCAGCTGGTACAGAAAGAAACAATACACCAATAGAAAAAACTCCTGCCACTAAACCTGCCATTGTAGAATTTAAAGCAAGCCCATTTTGAAGTCCTCCTGGCAGTGCTATACTTATAATCTGTCTATCTATAAAATAGAAAAAAGTTGT harbors:
- a CDS encoding DUF4397 domain-containing protein, yielding MLFCPYYNSYFRQGPGYSYIRVFHAAPDVSPIDVYANNDIIATNLRFKGFTDYIRLPLGRYRIRIFRRGTQINPLLDRSIVIPQGKIFTLAATGLIPNLELRAVGDTIEPLRPGRAKIRFVHFSPGAPAVDLTLYNGDIIFKNVSYGGITEYKEIAPGNYNLQLRVANTDQKVLLLPNTRFGPDKFYTIYAVGLVNREPKLQVVIPLDGNTYLKF
- a CDS encoding MgtC/SapB family protein; protein product: MRVYEVAVRLLLAIIIGGLIGYEREYQNRPAGFRTHILVCIGACVISMIQLYDVQKTVEMIGQNPQLSSALKADIGRIGAQVVSGVGFLGAGTILHEKGSVKGLTTAASLWVVACIGLAVGLGYYVLSILSTVAVVIALVSLKKFEAKFIDKSNLVKLEIEYMDKQGMVQMVNGYFEGKNIKIKNIEFLIEEVDGCEDGCMKSLYTILIPRHIRKSEIIKHLASIEEVIRVTVK
- a CDS encoding MFS transporter; the encoded protein is MKQSNMNNLQNKPTKKRWFILFLVCTITFINYLDRANLSVAAPFLSKDLNLNPAQMGLIFSALGWSYTCMQIPCGFLLDRFGTKLIYGIALCGWSIFTGAMAITYNVASIIASRIGLGFFEAPAFPANGRIVTTWFPSKERGLAIGAYTGAEYIGLALCTPIITWILINFGWRAVFIVTGALGLLFAIVWFTCYSDPAKTKGINKEELDLIKDGGGLSDTVAEKRKITLKDLKYLFSNRQLWGMYIGGFSIASILFFFMTWFPSYLVSEKHMPILKVGIYGALPYFAAIAGVLISGRWSDWMVSKNLGMSISRKLPVITGLLLSSVIIGANYSNDVNTIITFMSIAFFGQGMASAISWALLSEIMPKNLVGLCGSTYNFITNLGGTLSPAIVGFLVARTGSYSSALVFVSAMGILGAFSYIFIIGKPERVVIPD
- a CDS encoding shikimate dehydrogenase, translated to MAERITGHTELIGLIAYPIRHSSSPAMHNEAFAKLGLDYAYLAFEVGNEELEDTIKGFRAMKVRGSNVSMPNKTVVHKYLDKVSEAAELCGAVNTIVNDNGVLTGHITDGIGYMEALKDAGINIIGKKMTIVGAGGAATAIEIQAALDGVKEISIFNRKDEFYARAEKTVKDINEKTNCKATLYDLTDLDKLKEEIKDSYIFTNATGMGMKPLEGQTYIPDPSFLRPDLIVVDVVYSPRETALLKMAKEVGCKTMNGLGMMLFQGAAAFKLFTGKDMPIEHMKKVLDIKY
- a CDS encoding alpha/beta hydrolase, translating into MKVKLHPEYEVLGNLPTDVKEVNKIIEPFKHCDIPDDIEIYDSKVPGINGEPDVAIRVYRKKNSSKAPLLLGIHGGGFVAGNIDNDNVRDIGFVQNVPCTVISVDYRLAPKHIFPAQLNDCLAALTYAYDNPDEFGIDPEKIAIFGTSAGGAIAAGLCLYLRDHNGPKVSMQILNFPALDYLANTTSATQLFDDVPMVRGNGLSDVWRLYLGGFNGSQPSYYAVPALARDLSGLPATFVVTLEYDPLRTEGMEYARRLMEFSVPTELYSLPRVCHGFDMVPGSLTLWIREGMYNSLRREFNML
- a CDS encoding alpha/beta hydrolase, which codes for MDRNDAIGREVSNEALLMLEVEKVFEKTYLDISYANESKHQKMDIIIPNEGEGPFPVVVNIHGGAWFFGDKRNVHTRSSIQLAFKGYAVATINYRLSGDAKWPAQIYDCKAAVRFLRANSAKYNIKTDKIGVIGNSSGGHLAGVMATTNGRSEYEDLSMGNSEYSSDVQAVAAWYGIFDFINIENHKKQLVKVGETYKGEDDGVLDRLMGCSMKGNEDKYADASPIYQMNANMPPMLIQQGTSDKVVPYLQAIDFFNKYIKFCGDENVHIDILEGAIHGDDAFRTNENMYKVLKFMDKYIMGVQGRSYGEIPEIPLAK
- a CDS encoding MFS transporter; its protein translation is METSTKKIPGARWIYILPVCFITTFFYFIDRQIISIALPGGLQNGLALNSTMAGLVAGVFSIGVLFLSVPAGQLAQKGKVKKFVSICIAGWSIFTILTGFVQTGWQLVAVRFVIGFFEGAFSPAITTIFTFWFPDKDGERNRANSTYFTAISIAAVSMGPIGGTLIQFYGWRSLFIILGLLSLVGCALWHFFIFDRPEQAKWLSKEEREYIEATIQQEREEAKKVAGNVEVKSEKLPLGLLLRNKYVWSLCIVGFTVNIGQFGYTIWMPTMIKAITKTNILNVGFISIIPNIFTVIGLWAWTYIATKVKNRRLTTGLPLVMFAVSLLIANFAGGTLTPVAEIALLCLVSIFVQGHMPSYYSIPSLVLVKELDGPARGMMAVAMGLGSFVGPYAVGYFITLTGSSKAGMFFLTAMLIIGGLSTLLLPKNMIANTSASK